A stretch of the Arachis stenosperma cultivar V10309 chromosome 6, arast.V10309.gnm1.PFL2, whole genome shotgun sequence genome encodes the following:
- the LOC130936515 gene encoding protein SEMI-ROLLED LEAF 2-like isoform X1 has product MVEEVELHYTTLVGMGFISRKIFPACCRMCVCCPALRSSSRQPVKRYRKLLADIFPKSPDELPSERKIAKLCEYAAKNPFRIPKIAKYLEERCYKELRSEHIKLVNIVAEAFNKLISHCKVQIAYFAVDVLNVVSELLGYSKHDAIQILGCQTLTSFIYSQVDATYARSIEKLVRKVCMLSREHGKTHENRCLRASSLQCLSAMVWFMAEFSHIFVDFDEIIRTTLDNYMQDRQSEDADLREGPHHNWVDEVVQCEGRGGLVVGNDTRSRCLIIWQQLEIKDPSLLTGEEMGKPEIWAQICIQRLVELAKESTTMRRVLDPMFVYFDSGRHWSPPKGLAIMVLSSMAYFMENSGNQQLILASVIRHLDHKNVLHDPHLKASIIQVATSLAVQIRTGRGLVEFGFVDDLCRHLRKSLQASGEFVGEQELNSNILLQISIEECLLEFSKRVSDVRPLLDLMAITLENLPSGVLARASIGSLIILARVVTVVLPSLHSQQAFPEVLLMQLIKAMLHSDLETSVGAHQIFALILFPNSFHSHLVPSRSRSLHNKRPSHSTSASASISALMEKLRGGRDSANLENHGDIVDDGCRERGIVEEDRNQQGRGSNISPNFYKLKSVIDSTSLTESEPYIMELSEDQMAQLLSAFWIQANLPDNLPSKFEAIAHSFMLTLTVLRIKNLKDNLLVRFFQLPLSLWSMLLDPGMLPPACQRSIFVFSAGMLMFACKLYHIHDLHDMFTSLAISEVDPFMGISDYLQVCAKMDVDVKGYGTADDNQMATSVLSVLRNKIPEYLQTTKNVLVQNLTSITELDADHLDTLLSEAFRPDEEFMFGPQWVLDNNQMILHSKESMSLDGDVLSSSAVEDDSISEASVSEFSRSIPKMPASPSLLRVISVGRLMESVLEVAGQVAGTVVSASPLPYSAMANQCEAIGTGTRKKLSSWLAYDYSQVADKSLLKVSDNSNRDSLVMKLPPASPFDNFLIAAGR; this is encoded by the exons ATGGTTGAGGAAGTTGAACTACACTACACTACTCTAGT GGGAATGGGGTTCATCTCAAGGAAGATCTTCCCAGCGTGTTGCAGAATGTGTGTTTGCTGTCCTGCTTTGAGGTCAAGTTCACGCCAGCCAGTCAAACGTTACAGAAAACTTCTTGCTGACATCTTCCCCAAATCCCCT GATGAGCTCCCAAGTGAAAGGAAGATTGCCAAATTGTGTGAATATGCTGCAAAAAATCCTTTTCGGATTCCAAAG ATAGCAAAGTATCTTGAAGAAAGGTGCTACAAGGAGCTCCGATCTGAGCACATCAAACTTGTGAATATTGTAGCTGAAGCTTTCAACAAGTTGATTTCTCATTGTAAGGTGCAAAT AGCATACTTTGCTGTTGATGTGCTTAATGTGGTTTCTGAGCTTTTGGGCTATTCCAAGCATGATGCTATTCAAATACTTGGGTGCCAAACTCTAACAAGTTTCATCTACAGTCAG GTGGATGCCACTTATGCTCGTAGCATTGAAAAGTTAGTAAGAAAGGTATGCATGCTATCGAGGGAGCATGGTAAAACCCATGAGAATCGCTGCTTGAGGGCATCAAGCTTGCAATGCCTTTCAGCAATG GTTTGGTTCATGGCTGAGTTTTCAcatatttttgttgattttgatGAG ATCATTCGCACCACTTTAGATAATTATATGCAGGACAGGCAAAGTGAAGATGCTGATCTTAGAGAAGGGCCTCATCATAATTGGGTAGATGAAGTTGTGCAGTGTGAAGGCCGGGGTGGTTTAGTCGTTGGTAATGACACTCGCTCTAGGTGCTTGATCATCTGGCAGCAGCTAGAAATAAAGGATCCTTCCCTGTTGACAGG AGAAGAAATGGGAAAACCTGAAATATGGGCTCAGATATGCATTCAGAGGCTGGTTGAATTAGCCAAGGAAAGTACAACGATGCGTCGTGTATTGGATCCAATGTTTGTTTACTTTGATTCCGGACGACATTGGTCTCCTCCAAAAGGGTTAGCAATAATGGTTTTGTCTAGCATGGCCTATTTCATGGAGAATTCAG GGAATCAGCAGTTGATTCTAGCTTCTGTCATACGTCATCTGGACCACAAAAATGTCTTACATGATCCCCACCTTAAAGCTAGCATTATTCAAGTTGCCACATCTTTGGCTGTGCAAATTAGAACTGGGAGAGGGTTGGTAGAATTTGGTTTTGTTGATGACCTTTGCAGGCATCTTAGAAAAAGCCTTCAAGCCTCTGGGGAATTTGTTGGGGAGCAAGAGCTGAACTCAAATATCTTGCTCCAAATCTCCATTGAGGAATGCTTACTAGAATTTTCCAAGCGA GTCTCTGATGTACGGCCACTGCTCGACTTGATGGCCATAACCTTAGAAAATTTGCCATCTGGTGTTCTTGCTAGAGCAAGCATTGGATCACTTATAATCCTTGCTCGAGTGGTCACTGTAGTATTGCCATCTTTGCATTCACAGCAG GCATTTCCAGAAGTGCTTCTTATGCAACTCATAAAAGCAATGCTGCATTCAGATCTGGAGACTTCAGTTGGAGCACACCAGATTTTTGCTTTAATTCTTTTTCCAAATTCTTTCCATTCACATTTAGTGCCTTCACGGTCTAGATCTCTGCACAATAAAAGGCCTTCCCACAGTACATCTGCATCTGCATCAATTTCAGCTTTAATGGAAAAGCTTCGCGGTGGCAGAGACAGCGCCAACCTAGAGAATCATGGCGACATTGTTGATGATGGATGCAGAGAAAGAGGCATTGTGGAAGAAGACCGGAACCAGCAGGGCCGTGGCTCTAATATTTCTCCCAACTTTTACAAGCTTAAATCTGTCATTGATAGCACTAGTTTGACTGAGTCT GAACCATATATTATGGAGCTAAGTGAAGATCAAATGGCACAGTTACTTTCTGCCTTTTGGATTCAAGCCAATCTTCCTGACAATTTGCCTTCAAAGTTTGAAGCTATAGCTCACTCTTTCATGTTAACACTAACTGTTTTACGCATAAAG AACCTTAAAGATAATCTGTTGGTCCGCTTCTTCCAACTTCCACTTTCTCTCTGGAGTATGTTGTTGGACCCAG GAATGTTGCCCCCAGCATGTCAGAGGTCTATCTTTGTATTCTCTGCAGGCATGTTGATGTTTGCCTGCAAATTATATCATATTCATGATCTGCATGATATGTTCACATCATTAGCAATATCTGAA GTTGATCCATTCATGGGAATCAGTGATTATCTTCAAGTATGTGCTAAGATGGATGTGGATGTGAAAGGATATGGCACTGCTGATGATAATCAGATGGCAACATCGGTATTATCTGTGTTACGGAACAAAATACCAGAATATCTCCAGACTACAAAAAATGTTTTGGTTCAGAATTTGACTAGCATCACTGAG CTGGATGCAGATCACCTGGACACCCTACTGTCAGAGGCATTCAGGCCTGATGAAGAATTCATGTTTGGTCCACAATGGGTTCTTGATAACAATCAAATGATTTTGCATTCCAAGGAGTCAATGTCACTAGATGGG GATGTTCTATCAAGTTCAGCAGTTGAAGATGACTCAATAAGTGAAGCATCTGTTTCCGAATTCTCTCGATCTATTCCAAAGATGCCTGCGTCACCTTCACTACTTCGTGTTATCAGCGTTGGACGGCTTATGGAATCG GTTCTAGAGGTAGCTGGTCAAGTTGCAGGGACTGTTGTCTCAGCTTCTCCTCTCCCATACAGCGCGATGGCTAACCAGTGCGAGGCCATTGGTACCGGCACAAGGAAGAAGCTCTCAAGTTGGCTGGCCTATGATTATAGTCAAGTAGCTGATAAATCACTGCTCAAAGTTTCTGATAATAGTAATAGGGATTCCTTGGTCATGAAGCTACCTCCAGCCAGCCCCTTTGACAATTTCCTCATTGCTGCTGGGCGTTAA
- the LOC130936515 gene encoding protein SEMI-ROLLED LEAF 2-like isoform X2, protein MGFISRKIFPACCRMCVCCPALRSSSRQPVKRYRKLLADIFPKSPDELPSERKIAKLCEYAAKNPFRIPKIAKYLEERCYKELRSEHIKLVNIVAEAFNKLISHCKVQIAYFAVDVLNVVSELLGYSKHDAIQILGCQTLTSFIYSQVDATYARSIEKLVRKVCMLSREHGKTHENRCLRASSLQCLSAMVWFMAEFSHIFVDFDEIIRTTLDNYMQDRQSEDADLREGPHHNWVDEVVQCEGRGGLVVGNDTRSRCLIIWQQLEIKDPSLLTGEEMGKPEIWAQICIQRLVELAKESTTMRRVLDPMFVYFDSGRHWSPPKGLAIMVLSSMAYFMENSGNQQLILASVIRHLDHKNVLHDPHLKASIIQVATSLAVQIRTGRGLVEFGFVDDLCRHLRKSLQASGEFVGEQELNSNILLQISIEECLLEFSKRVSDVRPLLDLMAITLENLPSGVLARASIGSLIILARVVTVVLPSLHSQQAFPEVLLMQLIKAMLHSDLETSVGAHQIFALILFPNSFHSHLVPSRSRSLHNKRPSHSTSASASISALMEKLRGGRDSANLENHGDIVDDGCRERGIVEEDRNQQGRGSNISPNFYKLKSVIDSTSLTESEPYIMELSEDQMAQLLSAFWIQANLPDNLPSKFEAIAHSFMLTLTVLRIKNLKDNLLVRFFQLPLSLWSMLLDPGMLPPACQRSIFVFSAGMLMFACKLYHIHDLHDMFTSLAISEVDPFMGISDYLQVCAKMDVDVKGYGTADDNQMATSVLSVLRNKIPEYLQTTKNVLVQNLTSITELDADHLDTLLSEAFRPDEEFMFGPQWVLDNNQMILHSKESMSLDGDVLSSSAVEDDSISEASVSEFSRSIPKMPASPSLLRVISVGRLMESVLEVAGQVAGTVVSASPLPYSAMANQCEAIGTGTRKKLSSWLAYDYSQVADKSLLKVSDNSNRDSLVMKLPPASPFDNFLIAAGR, encoded by the exons ATGGGGTTCATCTCAAGGAAGATCTTCCCAGCGTGTTGCAGAATGTGTGTTTGCTGTCCTGCTTTGAGGTCAAGTTCACGCCAGCCAGTCAAACGTTACAGAAAACTTCTTGCTGACATCTTCCCCAAATCCCCT GATGAGCTCCCAAGTGAAAGGAAGATTGCCAAATTGTGTGAATATGCTGCAAAAAATCCTTTTCGGATTCCAAAG ATAGCAAAGTATCTTGAAGAAAGGTGCTACAAGGAGCTCCGATCTGAGCACATCAAACTTGTGAATATTGTAGCTGAAGCTTTCAACAAGTTGATTTCTCATTGTAAGGTGCAAAT AGCATACTTTGCTGTTGATGTGCTTAATGTGGTTTCTGAGCTTTTGGGCTATTCCAAGCATGATGCTATTCAAATACTTGGGTGCCAAACTCTAACAAGTTTCATCTACAGTCAG GTGGATGCCACTTATGCTCGTAGCATTGAAAAGTTAGTAAGAAAGGTATGCATGCTATCGAGGGAGCATGGTAAAACCCATGAGAATCGCTGCTTGAGGGCATCAAGCTTGCAATGCCTTTCAGCAATG GTTTGGTTCATGGCTGAGTTTTCAcatatttttgttgattttgatGAG ATCATTCGCACCACTTTAGATAATTATATGCAGGACAGGCAAAGTGAAGATGCTGATCTTAGAGAAGGGCCTCATCATAATTGGGTAGATGAAGTTGTGCAGTGTGAAGGCCGGGGTGGTTTAGTCGTTGGTAATGACACTCGCTCTAGGTGCTTGATCATCTGGCAGCAGCTAGAAATAAAGGATCCTTCCCTGTTGACAGG AGAAGAAATGGGAAAACCTGAAATATGGGCTCAGATATGCATTCAGAGGCTGGTTGAATTAGCCAAGGAAAGTACAACGATGCGTCGTGTATTGGATCCAATGTTTGTTTACTTTGATTCCGGACGACATTGGTCTCCTCCAAAAGGGTTAGCAATAATGGTTTTGTCTAGCATGGCCTATTTCATGGAGAATTCAG GGAATCAGCAGTTGATTCTAGCTTCTGTCATACGTCATCTGGACCACAAAAATGTCTTACATGATCCCCACCTTAAAGCTAGCATTATTCAAGTTGCCACATCTTTGGCTGTGCAAATTAGAACTGGGAGAGGGTTGGTAGAATTTGGTTTTGTTGATGACCTTTGCAGGCATCTTAGAAAAAGCCTTCAAGCCTCTGGGGAATTTGTTGGGGAGCAAGAGCTGAACTCAAATATCTTGCTCCAAATCTCCATTGAGGAATGCTTACTAGAATTTTCCAAGCGA GTCTCTGATGTACGGCCACTGCTCGACTTGATGGCCATAACCTTAGAAAATTTGCCATCTGGTGTTCTTGCTAGAGCAAGCATTGGATCACTTATAATCCTTGCTCGAGTGGTCACTGTAGTATTGCCATCTTTGCATTCACAGCAG GCATTTCCAGAAGTGCTTCTTATGCAACTCATAAAAGCAATGCTGCATTCAGATCTGGAGACTTCAGTTGGAGCACACCAGATTTTTGCTTTAATTCTTTTTCCAAATTCTTTCCATTCACATTTAGTGCCTTCACGGTCTAGATCTCTGCACAATAAAAGGCCTTCCCACAGTACATCTGCATCTGCATCAATTTCAGCTTTAATGGAAAAGCTTCGCGGTGGCAGAGACAGCGCCAACCTAGAGAATCATGGCGACATTGTTGATGATGGATGCAGAGAAAGAGGCATTGTGGAAGAAGACCGGAACCAGCAGGGCCGTGGCTCTAATATTTCTCCCAACTTTTACAAGCTTAAATCTGTCATTGATAGCACTAGTTTGACTGAGTCT GAACCATATATTATGGAGCTAAGTGAAGATCAAATGGCACAGTTACTTTCTGCCTTTTGGATTCAAGCCAATCTTCCTGACAATTTGCCTTCAAAGTTTGAAGCTATAGCTCACTCTTTCATGTTAACACTAACTGTTTTACGCATAAAG AACCTTAAAGATAATCTGTTGGTCCGCTTCTTCCAACTTCCACTTTCTCTCTGGAGTATGTTGTTGGACCCAG GAATGTTGCCCCCAGCATGTCAGAGGTCTATCTTTGTATTCTCTGCAGGCATGTTGATGTTTGCCTGCAAATTATATCATATTCATGATCTGCATGATATGTTCACATCATTAGCAATATCTGAA GTTGATCCATTCATGGGAATCAGTGATTATCTTCAAGTATGTGCTAAGATGGATGTGGATGTGAAAGGATATGGCACTGCTGATGATAATCAGATGGCAACATCGGTATTATCTGTGTTACGGAACAAAATACCAGAATATCTCCAGACTACAAAAAATGTTTTGGTTCAGAATTTGACTAGCATCACTGAG CTGGATGCAGATCACCTGGACACCCTACTGTCAGAGGCATTCAGGCCTGATGAAGAATTCATGTTTGGTCCACAATGGGTTCTTGATAACAATCAAATGATTTTGCATTCCAAGGAGTCAATGTCACTAGATGGG GATGTTCTATCAAGTTCAGCAGTTGAAGATGACTCAATAAGTGAAGCATCTGTTTCCGAATTCTCTCGATCTATTCCAAAGATGCCTGCGTCACCTTCACTACTTCGTGTTATCAGCGTTGGACGGCTTATGGAATCG GTTCTAGAGGTAGCTGGTCAAGTTGCAGGGACTGTTGTCTCAGCTTCTCCTCTCCCATACAGCGCGATGGCTAACCAGTGCGAGGCCATTGGTACCGGCACAAGGAAGAAGCTCTCAAGTTGGCTGGCCTATGATTATAGTCAAGTAGCTGATAAATCACTGCTCAAAGTTTCTGATAATAGTAATAGGGATTCCTTGGTCATGAAGCTACCTCCAGCCAGCCCCTTTGACAATTTCCTCATTGCTGCTGGGCGTTAA
- the LOC130936515 gene encoding protein SEMI-ROLLED LEAF 2-like isoform X3, with translation MLSREHGKTHENRCLRASSLQCLSAMVWFMAEFSHIFVDFDEIIRTTLDNYMQDRQSEDADLREGPHHNWVDEVVQCEGRGGLVVGNDTRSRCLIIWQQLEIKDPSLLTGEEMGKPEIWAQICIQRLVELAKESTTMRRVLDPMFVYFDSGRHWSPPKGLAIMVLSSMAYFMENSGNQQLILASVIRHLDHKNVLHDPHLKASIIQVATSLAVQIRTGRGLVEFGFVDDLCRHLRKSLQASGEFVGEQELNSNILLQISIEECLLEFSKRVSDVRPLLDLMAITLENLPSGVLARASIGSLIILARVVTVVLPSLHSQQAFPEVLLMQLIKAMLHSDLETSVGAHQIFALILFPNSFHSHLVPSRSRSLHNKRPSHSTSASASISALMEKLRGGRDSANLENHGDIVDDGCRERGIVEEDRNQQGRGSNISPNFYKLKSVIDSTSLTESEPYIMELSEDQMAQLLSAFWIQANLPDNLPSKFEAIAHSFMLTLTVLRIKNLKDNLLVRFFQLPLSLWSMLLDPGMLPPACQRSIFVFSAGMLMFACKLYHIHDLHDMFTSLAISEVDPFMGISDYLQVCAKMDVDVKGYGTADDNQMATSVLSVLRNKIPEYLQTTKNVLVQNLTSITELDADHLDTLLSEAFRPDEEFMFGPQWVLDNNQMILHSKESMSLDGDVLSSSAVEDDSISEASVSEFSRSIPKMPASPSLLRVISVGRLMESVLEVAGQVAGTVVSASPLPYSAMANQCEAIGTGTRKKLSSWLAYDYSQVADKSLLKVSDNSNRDSLVMKLPPASPFDNFLIAAGR, from the exons ATGCTATCGAGGGAGCATGGTAAAACCCATGAGAATCGCTGCTTGAGGGCATCAAGCTTGCAATGCCTTTCAGCAATG GTTTGGTTCATGGCTGAGTTTTCAcatatttttgttgattttgatGAG ATCATTCGCACCACTTTAGATAATTATATGCAGGACAGGCAAAGTGAAGATGCTGATCTTAGAGAAGGGCCTCATCATAATTGGGTAGATGAAGTTGTGCAGTGTGAAGGCCGGGGTGGTTTAGTCGTTGGTAATGACACTCGCTCTAGGTGCTTGATCATCTGGCAGCAGCTAGAAATAAAGGATCCTTCCCTGTTGACAGG AGAAGAAATGGGAAAACCTGAAATATGGGCTCAGATATGCATTCAGAGGCTGGTTGAATTAGCCAAGGAAAGTACAACGATGCGTCGTGTATTGGATCCAATGTTTGTTTACTTTGATTCCGGACGACATTGGTCTCCTCCAAAAGGGTTAGCAATAATGGTTTTGTCTAGCATGGCCTATTTCATGGAGAATTCAG GGAATCAGCAGTTGATTCTAGCTTCTGTCATACGTCATCTGGACCACAAAAATGTCTTACATGATCCCCACCTTAAAGCTAGCATTATTCAAGTTGCCACATCTTTGGCTGTGCAAATTAGAACTGGGAGAGGGTTGGTAGAATTTGGTTTTGTTGATGACCTTTGCAGGCATCTTAGAAAAAGCCTTCAAGCCTCTGGGGAATTTGTTGGGGAGCAAGAGCTGAACTCAAATATCTTGCTCCAAATCTCCATTGAGGAATGCTTACTAGAATTTTCCAAGCGA GTCTCTGATGTACGGCCACTGCTCGACTTGATGGCCATAACCTTAGAAAATTTGCCATCTGGTGTTCTTGCTAGAGCAAGCATTGGATCACTTATAATCCTTGCTCGAGTGGTCACTGTAGTATTGCCATCTTTGCATTCACAGCAG GCATTTCCAGAAGTGCTTCTTATGCAACTCATAAAAGCAATGCTGCATTCAGATCTGGAGACTTCAGTTGGAGCACACCAGATTTTTGCTTTAATTCTTTTTCCAAATTCTTTCCATTCACATTTAGTGCCTTCACGGTCTAGATCTCTGCACAATAAAAGGCCTTCCCACAGTACATCTGCATCTGCATCAATTTCAGCTTTAATGGAAAAGCTTCGCGGTGGCAGAGACAGCGCCAACCTAGAGAATCATGGCGACATTGTTGATGATGGATGCAGAGAAAGAGGCATTGTGGAAGAAGACCGGAACCAGCAGGGCCGTGGCTCTAATATTTCTCCCAACTTTTACAAGCTTAAATCTGTCATTGATAGCACTAGTTTGACTGAGTCT GAACCATATATTATGGAGCTAAGTGAAGATCAAATGGCACAGTTACTTTCTGCCTTTTGGATTCAAGCCAATCTTCCTGACAATTTGCCTTCAAAGTTTGAAGCTATAGCTCACTCTTTCATGTTAACACTAACTGTTTTACGCATAAAG AACCTTAAAGATAATCTGTTGGTCCGCTTCTTCCAACTTCCACTTTCTCTCTGGAGTATGTTGTTGGACCCAG GAATGTTGCCCCCAGCATGTCAGAGGTCTATCTTTGTATTCTCTGCAGGCATGTTGATGTTTGCCTGCAAATTATATCATATTCATGATCTGCATGATATGTTCACATCATTAGCAATATCTGAA GTTGATCCATTCATGGGAATCAGTGATTATCTTCAAGTATGTGCTAAGATGGATGTGGATGTGAAAGGATATGGCACTGCTGATGATAATCAGATGGCAACATCGGTATTATCTGTGTTACGGAACAAAATACCAGAATATCTCCAGACTACAAAAAATGTTTTGGTTCAGAATTTGACTAGCATCACTGAG CTGGATGCAGATCACCTGGACACCCTACTGTCAGAGGCATTCAGGCCTGATGAAGAATTCATGTTTGGTCCACAATGGGTTCTTGATAACAATCAAATGATTTTGCATTCCAAGGAGTCAATGTCACTAGATGGG GATGTTCTATCAAGTTCAGCAGTTGAAGATGACTCAATAAGTGAAGCATCTGTTTCCGAATTCTCTCGATCTATTCCAAAGATGCCTGCGTCACCTTCACTACTTCGTGTTATCAGCGTTGGACGGCTTATGGAATCG GTTCTAGAGGTAGCTGGTCAAGTTGCAGGGACTGTTGTCTCAGCTTCTCCTCTCCCATACAGCGCGATGGCTAACCAGTGCGAGGCCATTGGTACCGGCACAAGGAAGAAGCTCTCAAGTTGGCTGGCCTATGATTATAGTCAAGTAGCTGATAAATCACTGCTCAAAGTTTCTGATAATAGTAATAGGGATTCCTTGGTCATGAAGCTACCTCCAGCCAGCCCCTTTGACAATTTCCTCATTGCTGCTGGGCGTTAA
- the LOC130935791 gene encoding laccase-2-like yields MGALIFHPAAIFGALVVAISSIGFFPSVVIAYPGPITRHYTFDVRLQNVTRLCHTKAMVTVNGSFPGPPIYAREGDRLVIKVINNVKNNVSLHWHGIRQVQSQWADGPAYITQCPIQRGQSYVYNFTLNGQRGTFFWHAHITWLRATLYGPLIILPKHNVPYPFAKPYKEIPIMFGEWWNSDSEAVINQALQNGGGPNVSDAYTLNGFPGPLYNCSQKQNESLKLKVKAGKTYMLRLINAALNDELFFSIANHSVTVVEADALYVKPFKTNIVVIAPGQTTNILLKTKPHPPHSRFLMAARPYFTGTGTFDNTTTAGILEYYTTTTTTTSKDHNAPVIRPTLPPINDTAYVANFTSKFRSLANEKFPITVPQTVDRSFFFTVGLGTNPCPKNQTCQGPNGTKFAASMNNVSFVLPNTSMLQSYFFKKSNGVFTTDFPTSPLIKFNYTGTPPNNTMVMDGTKVAVLPFNASVEVVLQDTSILGAESHPLHLHGYNFFVVGQGFGNFDPKKDPAKYNLVDPQERNTVGVPSGGWVAIRFFADNPGVWFMHCHFEVHLSWGLKMAWIVEDGKLPNQRLPPPPADLPKC; encoded by the exons ATGGGTGCTTTAATTTTTCATCCAGCTGCAATATTTGGAGCTTTGGTGGTGGCTATAAGCTCAATTGGTTTCTTCCCTAGTGTTGTGATTGCATATCCTGGACCCATTACAAGGCACTACACATTTGAT GTAAGGTTGCAAAATGTGACAAGGTTGTGCCACACAAAGGCCATGGTGACAGTTAATGGAAGTTTCCCGGGGCCTCCCATCTATGCTAGAGAGGGAGATCGATTAGTAATTAAAGTGATCAATAATGTGAAGAATAATGTCAGCCTTCACTG GCATGGAATTAGACAAGTTCAAAGCCAGTGGGCAGATGGACCAGCATACATAACTCAGTGTCCAATCCAAAGAGGGCAGAGTTATGTTTACAACTTCACTTTAAATGGGCAAAGAGGGACATTCTTTTGGCATGCTCACATTACGTGGCTAAGAGCTACCCTTTATGGACCCCTTATCATCCTTCCCAAGCATAATGTTCCCTACCCTTTTGCCAAACCATACAAGGAAATTCCAATCATGTTTG gtgagTGGTGGAATTCTGATTCTGAGGCAGTAATCAACCAAGCTCTTCAGAATGGCGGTGGTCCAAATGTTTCTGATGCATACACTCTTAATGGTTTCCCCGGCCCATTATACAACTGTTCTCAAAAACAAAATG AAAGTTTGAAGCTAAAGGTGAAGGCAGGAAAAACATATATGCTGCGACTAATCAATGCTGCACTCAATGACGAACTCTTCTTCAGCATAGCAAACCACAGTGTGACAGTTGTTGAAGCCGATGCACTTTATGTCAAACCATTCAAAACCAACATTGTAGTAATAGCACCGGGTCAAACCACAAATATTCTCCTCAAAACAAAACCACACCCTCCACACTCACGTTTTCTAATGGCAGCAAGGCCTTATTTCACCGGCACCGGAACCTTCGACAACACCACCACTGCCGGTATTCTTGAGTATTACacaactactactactactacttcAAAAGACCATAATGCCCCTGTAATAAGACCTACCCTCCCTCCCATCAATGACACTGCTTATGTTGCCAACTTCACTTCCAAATTCCGCAGTTTGGCAAATGAAAAGTTTCCAATCACAGTCCCTCAAACTGTGGACAGAAGCTTCTTCTTCACCGTAGGCCTTGGAACCAATCCGTGCCCTAAAAACCAGACCTGCCAGGGTCCTAACGGTACCAAGTTCGCGGCTTCTATGAACAACGTTTCGTTTGTACTGCCTAATACTTCGATGCTTCAGTCCTATTTCTTCAAGAAATCAAATGGGGTTTTCACCACTGATTTCCCAACCAGTCCGTTGATCAAGTTCAATTACACAGGCACCCCACCAAACAACACCATGGTCATGGATGGAACGAAAGTGGCGGTGCTTCCGTTCAACGCTAGCGTGGAGGTGGTGCTGCAAGACACAAGCATCCTTGGAGCTGAGAGTCACCCTCTTCATCTTCATGGATACAACTTTTTCGTGGTTGGGCAAGGTTTTGGTAACTTTGATCCCAAGAAAGACCCTGCCAAGTATAACCTTGTAGATCCACAAGAAAGGAACACTGTGGGAGTGCCATCTGGAGGCTGGGTAGCAATTCGTTTCTTTGCGGATAATCCAG GTGTGTGGTTTATGCACTGCCACTTTGAAGTGCACTTGAGCTGGGGTTTGAAGATGGCATGGATTGTGGAAGATGGGAAGCTCCCTAATCAAAGGTTACCTCCTCCACCGGCGGATcttcccaagtgttga